A single Anopheles arabiensis isolate DONGOLA chromosome X, AaraD3, whole genome shotgun sequence DNA region contains:
- the LOC120906415 gene encoding protein SPT2 homolog, translating into MDFRELINVAKQNALEQQNGTKTNRTGYSAKYSPPKKVTKEKKDLSENIKRFLAKREEEERQKALEKHQKAQELMARRGGKGKKKIEKMLKVIKSANKSVLEDAADAAESALGTESLEDDYGYTSAVASQFFNKLVDKYKNAPDESLFTEAKKRSMSSEELARARARVKDAIMKEQEEQSAPRTRKPRTARTEMEDTRSGVGEARVVPGASVGGRREEPVVAKPAEEKPRPVRRANVPPPPDFTTLLKLAEAKQHEAVKIEVPAEGRKREPERPMTSKEKQEYEEQQAFLAMKRLRDKVKQDPNLSDKEKQAKLARLDELRAAGKLPNIPPLPVGKGGGRGGPAAAKPATPAARAPGFKIPKRNEAGEPTKPGDKGLAGPPPAAGGEPKAKLSSSTKTTSSTSGLINGKVASSGVPRASPATPAAPAARTSKTGAPSTASAPTPKASAPALAVNGKSSAAHSKPSSMSSTALKSKPTSTTAAAATAASARPRSSSAGSKSSASATPRQPSPAVSSASSAAARPAAQQQQQAKRPPEPVAKTRQFPPPDVRRGPPVVKRPGAGPPTMVGGRPHPGAGGGPGKKRRIIDSDSEYDSEMDDFIDDGDCEEDYSSAIKEIFGYDKSRYRHEAYDDEDDNMESSYAQQMREEYISKKIGLMEDLEDMRMEEEEKRRKTVKKKGGPPKRK; encoded by the exons atGGATTTTCGCGAACTGATTAATGTGGCCAAGCAAAACGCGCTCGAGCAACAGAATGGCACCAAAACG AACCGCACAGGGTACAGTGCCAAGTATTCGCCGCCAAAGAAGGTCACCAAGGAGAAGAAGGACCTGTCGGAAAACATAAAGCGCTTTCTGGCGAAgcgcgaggaggaggagcggcAGAAGGCGCTGGAAAAGCACCAGAAGGCCCAGGAGCTGATGGCGCGCCGGGGCGGCAAGGGGAAGAAAAAGATCGAAAAGATGCTGAAGGTGATCAAGTCGGCGAACAAGTCGGTGCTGGAGGACGCGGCCGACGCGGCGGAGTCTGCGCTCGGCACGGAGAGCCTCGAGGACGACTACGGCTACACGTCGGCGGTCGCGAGCCAGTTCTTCAACAAGCTGGTGGACAAGTACAAGAACGCACCGGACGAGTCGCTGTTTACCGAGGCGAAGAAGCGCAGCATGTCGAGCGAGGAGCTGGCGCGGGCCCGGGCCCGCGTCAAGGACGCGATCAtgaaggagcaggaggagcagAGCGCACCGCGCACCCGCAAACCCCGCACGGCCCGGACGGAGATGGAGGATACGCGGAGCGGTGTGGGGGAGGCGCGGGTGGTGCCGGGTGCGTCAGTGGGCGGCCGGCGGGAGGAGCCGGTGGTCGCGAAACCAGCGGAGGAGAAGCCCCGGCCGGTTCGCAGGGCGAatgtgccgccgccgcccgacTTCACCACGCTGCTGAAGCTGGCCGAGGCGAAGCAGCACGAGGCGGTCAAGATCGAGGTGCCGGCCGAGGGCCGCAAGCGCGAACCGGAGCGGCCGATGACGAGCAAGGAGAAGCAGGAGTACGAGGAGCAGCAGGCCTTCCTGGCGATGAAGCGGCTGCGGGACAAGGTGAAGCAGGACCCGAACCTGTCCGACAAGGAGAAGCAGGCGAAGCTGGCCCGGCTGGACGAGCTGCGGGCGGCCGGCAAGCTGCCGAACATTCCACCGCTGCCGGTTGGGAAGGGTGGAGGAAGGGGGGGACCGGCGGCGGCAAAGCCAGCCACCCCTGCCGCTCGGGCCCCGGGCTTTAAAATTCCAAAACGCAACGAAGCGGGCGAACCGACCAAACCGGGCGATAAGGGTTTGGCCGGCCCGCCGCCCGCAGCCGGCGGGGAGCCGAAGGCGAAACTTTCCAGCAGCACAAAGactaccagcagcaccagcgggTTGATCAATGGTAAGGTGGCCTCCTCCGGTGTGCCACGAGCCAGCCCGGCCACACCTGCCGCCCCCGCCGCACGCACCAGCAAAACGGGCGCTCCTTCCACGGCCAGTGCACCCACGCCCAAAGCTTCCGCACCGGCACTGGCAGTGAACGGGAAGTCGTCCGCGGCGCACAGCAAACCTTCTTCCATGTCTTCCACGGCGCTCAAAAGCAAACCGACcagcaccacagcagcagcggcgacgGCAGCGTCCGCCAGGCCGCGGTCCTCGTCGGCGGGCTCGAAATCGAGCGCCTCCGCCACCCCCCGGCAGCCATCGCCAGCCGTCAGTAGTGCCAGCAGCGCAGCGGCGCGTCCGGcagcgcaacagcagcagcaggcgaagCGTCCACCGGAACCGGTCGCCAAAACGCGCCAGTTTCCGCCGCCCGACGTGCGACGGGGCCCGCCGGTGGTGAAGCGGCCCGGCGCCGGTCCGCCCACGATGGTGGGCGGCCGGCCGCACCCGGGTGCGGGTGGTGGCCCCGGCAAGAAGCGGCGCATCATCGACAGCGACAGCGAGTACGACAGCGAGATGGACGACTTCATCGACGATGGCGACTGCGAGGAGGACTACTCGTCTGCGATCAAGGAGATCTTCGGCTACGACAAGTCCCGGTACCGGCACGAGGCgtacgacgacgaggacgacaaCATGGAGTCGTCGTACGCGCAGCAGATGCGGGAGGAGTACATCAGCAAGAAGATCGGTCTGATGGAGGACCTGGAGGACATGCgcatggaggaggaggagaagcgcCGCAAGACGGTGAAGAAGAAGGGCGGGCCGCCGAAGCGGAAATAG
- the LOC120906676 gene encoding protein regulator of cytokinesis 1-like: protein MESSTSKMDQFKNINHQMHTICTTGFERLRDLWDEMFDAKLCLDQAKQLPDQMMAFFDEIYQESNQLREIFVAEIAELRQEALELQRQLGEQQQGLPAAIESRSLFEQRSALDESLNQMQQKLSQRHVIIDEYLLEMETLCEELSVEPRTLPKDPLPTERELVEFRSYLDYLIAKKMQRQEDIGNLRRETKKLISCLQTISITKEQHRLLNARKFPPTRENMHDLRMLHEEVAAQYESLKQHIDDTRRKLERLWQCLETDPAIVQKFGKLTSYTQTTFDKLSAELDRCDALRRENMEAFVERTRCYIMEWWERCMKSQDERAQFTMFHSKDYNEGLLKLHELELDCLKQFYGENEQIFQMVLQRQEIWNRKLALENKSNDPTRYHNRGAKLLQEEKERRRISTQLPKIEAKLLEVCKQYEEEHGRKFTVYGTPVQELIKQQWKQLEKYQKWSARKKANGVLGVPTVGSTSNRLDDLMVKCSSIMSSNRLRLVTGSGSTLKASLTPLVTASATKSGPWLKRKLATPTNSKKHAKRSLLPELNSPSVVIISSAESTIMQESDCYEDIRTYFDNNVPNRSSLVSRRTRLHQ from the exons ATGGAATCATCCACATCCAAAATGGATcagttcaaaaatataaaccacCAGATGCACACCATCTGTACCACAGGGTTCGAACGCTTGCGCGATCTGTGGGACGAAATGTTTGATGCCAAGCTGTGTTTGGATCAAGCCAAGCAGTTGCCGGACCAGATGATGGCATTTTTCGACGAGATATACCAGGAGAGCAACCAGCTCCGGGAGATCTTCGTGGCCGAAATAGCCGAGCTGAGGCAGGAGGCGCTGGAATTGCAGCGCCAGCtgggcgagcagcagcagggtttGCCGGCAGCGATCGAATCCCGCTCGCTGTTCGAACAGCGTTCCGCACTGGACGAGAGCCTCAATCAGATGCAGCAAAAGTTAAGCCAGCGGCACGTAATCATCGACGAGTATCTGCTCGAGATGGAAACGCTGTGTGAAG AGCTTAGCGTAGAACCACGGACACTACCGAAGGACCCACTGCCAACGGAGCGCGAACTGGTCGAGTTCCGCTCCTACCTGGACTATCTGATAGCGAAAAAAATGCAGCGCCAGGAGGACATTGGCAATCTGCGGCGCGAAACGAAGAAGCTGATAAGCTGCCTGCAAACGATCTCCATCACGAAGGAGCAACATCGGCTGCTGAACGCGCGCAAATTCCCGCCGACACGCGAAAACATGCACGACCTGCGCATGCTGCACGAGGAGGTGGCGGCGCAGTACGAAAGCTTGAAGCAGCACATCGACGATACGCGCCGCAAGCTGGAGCGGCTCTGGCAGTGTCTCGAAACCGATCCCGCCATCGTCCAGAAGTTTGGAAAGCTAACCTCCTACACGCAGACCACCTTCGACAAGCTGTCCGCCGAGCTCGACCGGTGCGACGCGTTGCGGCGGGAAAACATGGAAGCGTTCGTGGAGCGCACCCGGTGCTACATCATGGAATGGTGGGAACGGTGCATGAAGTCGCAGGACGAGCGTGCCCAGTTCACCATGTTCCACTCGAAGGACTACAACGAGGGTTTGCTGAAGCTGCACGAGCTCGAGCTGGACTGTTTGAAGCAGTTTTACGGCGAGAATGAGCAGATCTTCCAGATGGTGCTGCAGCGGCAGGAGATATGGAACCGGAAGCTGGCGCTCGAAAACAAATCGAACGACCCGACGCGCTACCACAACCGGGGAGCCaagctgctgcaggaggaaaaggagcgGCGACGCATCAGCACCCAGCTGCCGAAAATTGAGGCCAAGCTGCTGGAGGTGTGTAAGCAGTACGAGGAAGAGCATGGGCGTAAGTTCACCGTGTACGGTACGCCTGTGCAGGAGCTGATCAAGCAGCAGTGGAAGCAGCTAGAGAAGTATCAAAAATGGAGCGCACGGAAGAAGGCGAACGGCGTGCTGGGTGTGCCGACGGTCGGGAGCACCTCGAACCGGCTCGACGATTTGATGGTCAAATGCTCCTCCATCATGAGCAGCAATCGGTTGCGGCTAGTGACCGGCAGTGGTTCGACGCTAAAAGCATCGCTGACACCATTGGTAACGGCATCGGCCACTAAATCAGGGCCCTGGCTGAAGCGCAAGCTGGCCACACCGACCAACAGCAAGAAGCACGCGAAACGCTCGCTGCTGCCGGAGCTAAACAGTCCTTCGGTCGTAATCATCAGCTCGGCGGAGAGCACCATCATGCAGGAATCGGATTGTTACGAAGATATTAGGACCTACTTCGACAATAATGTCCCCAACCGGTCATCGTTGGTGTCGCGAAGAACACGCCTGCACCAGTAA